A DNA window from Deltaproteobacteria bacterium contains the following coding sequences:
- a CDS encoding 2-oxo acid dehydrogenase subunit E2, which produces MLKKADTLSKAVRITATEIRKYKQVSKKAEYTAKPFPKDRRLVVDAGFIAHRKHVTYALMEVDVTKPRQFFREHKANTGESLSFTAFIITCLGQAVEMNKHMHAYRNWRGRLILFDEVDVHTPIETESGRVTLPYIIRGANNKAFYDIHSEIRAIQANPESDPISGKIEWLVRLPGFIRRGLYWIFTKNPQWWKRYSGTVTVSAIGMIGQFPGWGIPFGNHTLGLTLGGIMEKPGVVNGQIEIREYLNITMSMNHDIIDGAPAVRFFEKLQELIESGYGLGE; this is translated from the coding sequence ATGCTTAAAAAAGCCGATACCTTGAGCAAAGCCGTTCGCATAACGGCAACAGAGATCAGAAAGTATAAACAAGTCTCGAAAAAGGCCGAGTATACGGCAAAACCGTTCCCTAAAGACAGGCGTTTGGTTGTTGACGCTGGGTTTATAGCTCATCGGAAACACGTAACCTATGCATTGATGGAAGTGGACGTGACCAAGCCCAGGCAATTTTTTCGTGAGCACAAGGCCAATACCGGCGAGTCTCTTTCTTTCACCGCCTTTATTATAACCTGTCTGGGCCAGGCAGTGGAAATGAACAAGCACATGCATGCCTATCGGAACTGGCGGGGTAGATTGATCCTCTTTGACGAAGTGGACGTGCATACCCCCATCGAGACCGAATCCGGCCGGGTAACTTTACCGTACATAATCCGAGGAGCCAATAACAAAGCTTTTTACGACATCCACAGTGAAATTCGGGCCATCCAGGCAAACCCGGAGAGTGATCCAATATCGGGGAAGATCGAATGGTTGGTCCGGCTGCCCGGTTTTATTAGGAGGGGTTTATACTGGATATTTACCAAGAATCCCCAGTGGTGGAAGAGGTACAGCGGGACAGTGACGGTATCAGCCATTGGGATGATCGGACAATTTCCCGGTTGGGGAATTCCTTTTGGCAATCACACCCTGGGCCTGACCCTGGGGGGTATCATGGAGAAACCTGGAGTGGTTAACGGGCAAATAGAAATCCGGGAATATTTAAACATTACCATGAGCATGAACCACGACATCATTGACGGCGCTCCGGCCGTGCGATTTTTCGAAAAACTACAGGAACTGATCGAGAGCGGTTACGGCCTAGGGGAATAA